One part of the Bacteroidales bacterium genome encodes these proteins:
- a CDS encoding HAMP domain-containing histidine kinase, with protein sequence MKTHNIRSLIIFAIICITGIVASQVYWFKKAFDLKEKQFNQTVTIALQNVAETILSYNQIQIPLSSLVNQISSNYYAVMTNSDIDIKTLEFLLKNEFQKKKLNLDFEYGVYNCQSEKMVYGNYISSESQSIPKKIRELPVWKKDNYYFSVFFPNKSIYLTGQLGIWLFTTAVLFLVCIFFGYSLLIILQQKRLSDIQSDFINNMTHEFNTPISSIMVMSQLLRKEEISSNCPKVTEYSGLITKEATRIKDQIDKILQIAIMDKHKAIYSFAIINIHECLYEALNTIEYRVKEQGGQLNISTKAIQNLIYGDSVHLINVFFNLVDNSLKYNINIPEISVSTFNIKQKICIKICDNGIGISTKHQKMLFSKFFRVPTGNVHNVKGFGIGLYYVHKVIHAHKGSIKVKSTPMQGTEFTIVLPIAKSKINV encoded by the coding sequence ATGAAAACACACAACATTCGATCTCTAATAATCTTTGCAATTATTTGCATTACAGGAATTGTTGCTAGCCAAGTTTATTGGTTTAAAAAAGCATTCGACCTTAAAGAGAAGCAGTTCAATCAAACTGTAACCATTGCACTACAGAATGTTGCCGAAACAATTTTAAGTTACAATCAAATTCAAATTCCTCTTTCATCATTAGTCAATCAAATATCGAGCAACTATTATGCAGTAATGACAAATAGCGATATTGACATTAAAACCTTAGAATTCCTCCTAAAGAACGAGTTTCAAAAGAAAAAATTAAACCTTGATTTTGAGTATGGTGTGTACAACTGCCAAAGCGAAAAAATGGTTTATGGCAACTATATCTCTTCAGAATCCCAATCCATCCCAAAGAAAATACGCGAATTACCAGTCTGGAAAAAGGATAATTACTACTTTTCGGTATTCTTCCCAAATAAATCAATCTATCTAACCGGTCAACTTGGTATATGGCTCTTTACAACGGCTGTGCTTTTTCTTGTTTGTATTTTCTTTGGGTACTCGCTATTAATAATACTACAGCAAAAACGATTATCGGACATCCAGAGTGATTTCATAAATAATATGACGCATGAGTTTAACACACCCATTTCCTCCATTATGGTCATGAGCCAGCTTCTGAGAAAGGAGGAAATTAGCAGCAATTGCCCAAAAGTTACAGAGTACTCAGGGTTAATTACTAAAGAGGCAACCCGGATAAAAGATCAAATCGATAAGATTTTGCAAATCGCAATTATGGACAAGCATAAAGCTATCTATAGTTTCGCAATAATTAACATCCATGAATGTCTTTATGAAGCCCTAAATACCATAGAGTATCGGGTAAAAGAACAAGGTGGGCAGTTAAATATATCAACAAAAGCAATTCAAAATTTAATTTACGGCGATTCTGTTCATCTTATTAATGTATTCTTCAATCTTGTAGATAACTCCTTAAAATACAACATTAACATACCTGAAATTAGCGTCTCAACATTCAATATAAAACAAAAAATATGCATTAAAATCTGCGATAATGGCATTGGCATAAGTACTAAGCACCAAAAAATGCTTTTCAGCAAATTCTTTCGTGTTCCAACAGGTAATGTTCATAATGTTAAAGGATTTGGCATTGGGTTGTACTATGTTCATAAAGTAATCCATGCACATAAAGGCTCTATTAAGGTAAAGAGCACCCCAATGCAGGGTACAGAGTTTACAATTGTTTTACCAATAGCTAAAAGCAAAATAAATGTATAA
- a CDS encoding response regulator transcription factor — protein MYKAKILLAEDDSTLGVVIKDYLTISNYDCTLKDDGLAAWNTFQSYKFDICILDIMLPSMDGFSLAENIRKINTNVPILFLTSKQSKEDKIIGFKTGADDYITKPFNIEELVLRIEVFLKRSNNQVSPETIFQIGQYTFNYQNLSLQIGNTKQQLSQKEADILKILCKNAGDIVKRDDLLNTIWGSDDYFKGRSLDVFISKLRKYLKDDPKIEIQNLYSIGFRFKVEN, from the coding sequence ATGTATAAAGCCAAAATACTACTTGCAGAAGATGATTCGACTCTAGGGGTTGTAATTAAAGATTATCTAACAATTAGTAATTACGATTGCACCTTAAAGGATGATGGTTTGGCTGCATGGAATACCTTTCAATCCTATAAATTTGACATTTGTATTTTAGATATTATGCTTCCGAGTATGGATGGATTTAGCCTTGCCGAAAACATAAGAAAAATCAACACTAATGTGCCAATACTTTTTCTTACATCGAAGCAATCGAAAGAGGATAAAATAATAGGTTTTAAAACTGGTGCCGATGATTATATTACAAAACCATTCAACATTGAAGAATTGGTATTAAGAATTGAAGTCTTTCTTAAACGAAGCAACAATCAAGTATCTCCTGAGACAATATTTCAAATCGGTCAATATACCTTCAATTACCAAAATCTTTCGTTACAGATAGGAAATACCAAGCAACAACTTTCTCAAAAGGAAGCAGATATTCTCAAGATTTTATGTAAAAACGCAGGAGATATTGTTAAACGCGATGATTTACTAAATACTATATGGGGTAGCGACGATTACTTTAAAGGGCGTAGTTTAGATGTATTTATATCGAAATTAAGGAAATACCTAAAGGATGATCCTAAAATCGAAATTCAAAATTTATATTCAATTGGGTTTAGGTTTAAAGTTGAGAATTAA
- a CDS encoding tellurite resistance TerB family protein: MGLFNLGGSSEISNEKEAFFAIIFACMAADGEIAPEEEINLINLLSSRPTFRKFDLRDAMKKIQRILKETKNLEGLLDKAVEKIPAELRATVYTNAVDFVLADGDVASEEEAVIAMIKSKLAISDELSKKIIEVIILKNKA; encoded by the coding sequence ATGGGACTTTTTAACCTAGGGGGATCATCAGAAATCTCCAACGAGAAAGAAGCTTTTTTTGCAATTATCTTTGCCTGCATGGCGGCAGATGGCGAAATAGCACCAGAAGAGGAAATCAATCTTATTAACCTACTTTCTAGTAGACCAACTTTCCGTAAGTTTGACCTTCGCGATGCAATGAAGAAAATTCAACGCATCCTAAAGGAGACCAAGAATCTTGAGGGTTTGTTAGATAAAGCCGTTGAGAAAATTCCAGCAGAACTACGAGCTACAGTTTACACCAATGCTGTAGACTTTGTTTTAGCTGATGGTGATGTTGCAAGCGAAGAAGAAGCAGTAATTGCTATGATAAAAAGCAAACTGGCAATCTCCGATGAGCTATCGAAAAAGATTATTGAGGTTATTATTCTAAAAAATAAGGCTTAA
- a CDS encoding DUF1573 domain-containing protein, with amino-acid sequence MKTTVTIFVFLIASVCVNAQDKQANDAKILGASISWASSTTFDFGTVKKGVPVTATFEFTNNGSEPLIISDAKGSCGCTSVEYSQKPIAPRVKGFVKATFNATSIGSFYKSVTVSNNTTDKTVMLYIKGQVIE; translated from the coding sequence ATGAAAACGACAGTAACAATTTTTGTTTTTTTGATAGCATCGGTCTGTGTTAATGCACAGGACAAACAGGCCAACGATGCTAAAATTCTGGGAGCAAGTATTAGCTGGGCTTCATCTACTACCTTTGATTTTGGAACAGTCAAAAAAGGCGTTCCAGTAACCGCTACTTTTGAGTTTACCAATAACGGTAGTGAACCATTAATAATATCGGATGCAAAAGGCTCCTGTGGATGCACTTCTGTAGAGTATTCACAAAAACCAATTGCCCCTAGAGTTAAAGGGTTTGTTAAAGCTACTTTTAATGCAACCTCTATTGGTTCATTCTATAAGTCTGTTACAGTATCAAATAATACTACGGACAAAACTGTAATGCTATATATAAAAGGTCAGGTAATAGAGTAA